From the genome of Epinephelus moara isolate mb chromosome 10, YSFRI_EMoa_1.0, whole genome shotgun sequence, one region includes:
- the elovl8b gene encoding ELOVL fatty acid elongase 8b, producing the protein MASAWQSVLSVHQRIVDNGDKRTDPWLLVYSPVPVALIFLVYLCVVWAGPRLMKHREPVDLKVVLIVYNFAMVGLSAYMCYEFLVTSWLSSYSLLCQPVDYSTNPLALRMARACWWFFFSKVIELSDTIFFILRKKNSQLTFLHVYHHGTMIFNWWAGVKYVAGGQSFFIGLVNTFVHIVMYSYYGLAALGPHMQKYLWWKRYLTSLQLVQFVLFLLHTGYNLFTECDFPDSMNVVVFGYCVTLIILFSNFYFQSYLNKKKQK; encoded by the exons ATGGCTTCTGCATGGCAAAGTGTCCTGTCTGTGCACCAGAGGATAGTGGACAATGGAG ACAAGAGAACGGACCCGTGGCTGCTGGTCTACTCCCCCGTCCCGGTGGCACTCATCTTCCTGGTGTACCTCTGCGTGGTCTGGGCCGGCCCTCGTCTGATGAAACACAGAGAACCCGTTGACCTCAAAGTGGTTCTCATTGTTTACAACTTTGCCATGGTCGGCCTGTCCGCCTATATGTGCTATGAG TTCCTGGTCACATCCTGGCTCTCGAGCTACAGCCTCCTCTGTCAGCCTGTAGATTACAGCACCAACCCGCTGGCATTGAGG ATGGCCAGAGCCTGCTGGTGGTTCTTCTTCTCTAAGGTCATAGAGCTCAGTGACACA ATCTTCTTCATCCTGAGGAAGAAGAACAGCCAGCTGACGTTCCTTCATGTTTACCACCACGGTACCATGATCTTCAACTGGTGGGCGGGAGTCAAGTACGTGGCCGGCGGACAGT CGTTCTTTATCGGCCTGGTCAACACCTTTGTTCACATTGTGATGTATTCTTACTACGGCCTGGCTGCGCTCGGCCCTCACATGCAGAAGTACCTGTGGTGGAAGAGATACCTCACCTCTCTGCAGCTG GTGCAGTTTGTGCTGTTCCTCCTGCACACAGGCTACAACCTGTTCACAGAGTGCGACTTCCCCGACTCCATGAACGTGGTCGTGTTTGGTTACTGCGTCACCCTCATCATCCTCTTCAGTAACTTCTATTTTCAGAGCTACCTCAACAAGAAGAAGCAGAAATAA
- the LOC126396458 gene encoding elongation of very long chain fatty acids protein 4-like, with translation MASAWQSVLSVHQRIVDNGDKRTDPWLLVYSPVPVALIFLVYLCVVWAGPRLMKHREPVDLKVVLIVYNFAMVGLSGYMFCEFLVTSWLSSYSLLCQPVDYSTNPLALRMARACWWFFFSKVIELSDTIFFILRKKDSQLTVLHIFHHGPLMFNWWAGIKYVPGGQSFFIGLINSFIHTVMYSYYGLAALGPHMQKYLWWKRYLTSLQLVQLMLFLLHSGYNLFADCDFPDSMNLLVFTYCITLFVLFGNFYYQSYLRKKKQK, from the exons ATGGCTTCTGCATGGCAAAGTGTCCTGTCTGTGCACCAGAGGATAGTGGACAATGGAG ACAAGAGGACGGACCCATGGCTGCTGGTCTACTCCCCCGTCCCGGTGGCACTCATCTTCCTGGTGTACCTCTGTGTGGTCTGGGCCGGCCCTCGTCTGATGAAACACAGAGAACCCGTTGACCTCAAAGTGGTTCTCATTGTTTACAACTTTGCCATGGTCGGCCTGTCTGGCTACATGTTCTGTGAG TTCCTGGTCACATCCTGGCTCTCGAGCTACAGCCTCCTCTGTCAGCCTGTAGATTACAGCACCAACCCGCTGGCACTGAGG ATGGCCAGAGCCTGCTGGTGGTTCTTCTTCTCTAAGGTCATAGAGCTCAGTGACACT ATCTTCTTCATCCTGAGGAAGAAGGACAGCCAGCTGACGGTCCTCCACATTTTCCACCACGGCCCCCTGATGTTCAACTGGTGGGCAGGAATCAAGTATGTGCCCGGCGGACAGT CGTTCTTCATCGGCCTGATCAACTCCTTTATTCACACTGTTATGTATTCTTACTACGGCCTGGCTGCGCTCGGCCCTCACATGCAGAAGTACCTGTGGTGGAAGAGATACCTCACCTCTCTGCAGCTG GTGCAGCTTATGCTCTTCCTCCTGCACTCAGGCTACAACCTTTTCGCAGACTGCGACTTCCCTGACTCCATGAACCTGTTGGTGTTTACCTACTGCATCACCCTCTTTGTCCTATTCGGTAACTTCTACTATCAGAGCTACCTcaggaagaagaagcagaaataA
- the LOC126396461 gene encoding elongation of very long chain fatty acids protein 4-like yields MASAWQSVLSVHQRIVDNGDKRTDSWLLVYSPVPVALIFLVYLCVVWAGPRLMKHREPVDLKVALVVYNFAMVGLSGYMCYEFLVTSWLSSYSLLCQPVDYSTSPLPLRMARVCWWFFVSKVIELSDTIFFILRKKNSQLTFLHVYHHCTMIFNWWAGIKYVPGGQSFFIGLVNTFVHTVMYSYYGLAALGPHMQKYLWWKRYLTSLQLVQFLLVLLHSGYNLFTECDYPDSLNLLVFGYCVTLIVLFSNFYCQSYLNKKKQK; encoded by the exons atGGCTTCTGCATGGCAGAGTGTCCTGTCTGTGCACCAGAGGATAGTGGACAATGGAG ACAAGAGGACGGACTCATGGCTGCTGGTCTACTCCCCCGTCCCGGTGGCACTCATCTTCCTGGTGTACCTCTGCGTGGTCTGGGCCGGCCCTCGTCTGATGAAACACAGAGAACCCGTTGACCTCAAAGTGGCTCTCGTTGTTTACAACTTTGCCATGGTCGGCCTGTCTGGCTACATGTGCTATGAG TTCCTGGTCACATCCTGGCTCTCGAGCTACAGCCTCCTCTGTCAGCCTGTAGATTACAGCACCAGCCCGCTGCCACTGAGG ATGGCCAGAGTCTGCTGGTGGTTCTTCGTCTCTAAGGTCATAGAGCTCAGTGACACC ATCTTTTTCATCCTGAGGAAGAAGAACAGCCAGCTAACGTTCCTTCATGTTTACCATCACTGCACCATGATCTTCAACTGGTGGGCGGGAATCAAATATGTGCCTGGCGGACAGT CGTTCTTCATCGGCCTGGTCAACACCTTTGTTCACACTGTGATGTATTCTTACTACGGCCTGGCTGCGCTCGGCCCTCACATGCAGAAGTACCTGTGGTGGAAGAGATACCTCACCTCTCTGCAGCTG GTGCAGTTCCTGCTGGTCCTCCTGCACTCAGGCTACAACCTGTTCACAGAGTGCGACTATCCCGACTCCCTGAACCTGTTGGTGTTTGGTTACTGTGTCACCCTCATCGTCCTCTTCAGTAACTTCTACTGTCAGAGCTACCTCAACAAGAAGAAGCAGAAATAA